From the Bremerella alba genome, one window contains:
- a CDS encoding glycoside hydrolase family 5 protein — protein MFATRLLRKLLFSLAIMVPFSGSVLAENAIELAPNGDFEKPNGDSSWPANWGGVSSGGTWEEEKGNRFLRLKSPQPGEMVMLYQEIKIPVDVGALKLTWKQRVSDLKKGKKAWFDARIMLELIDDQHQKVSPTPSAAASGKNTAGWVQRETEFLVPEGAYWLKFMPALFQVESGTFDLDDISLQPIDPGPLREQMQRKTQERLAKLELDAIKRRQKAQSTLQQWGSIIPNGNFSDLTNGFPTAWGKMSGDVSWQSEEGNTFLRIHSRQPGKLAMLYRTFDIPPETEALQLTWKQRISQLKTGKMPWHDARIMIEFQGIDGKKLASKPSPVYTQKNTDGWIAKSKSFLVPEDALTVIVMPSLFQVESGTLDLDDLQLQPTSSEPLLAAAKLREEEAKFRHVPREEPNPAKWPKMLKVVGNRVVDTDGQDVWLQGVNAGGLETLPQDKQQIKSTVVAIDQWKANCVRVPIKDAFWYGNSVYQKDGGKEYRETIARIVNLAANRGAYVVLDLHRYRAAKQEHADFWKDCAAVYKNHPAVLFDLLNEPHGISWEIWRNGGFVGTKTGSDESAFLNEEDQKKNQGFQSVGMQAMVNAVRSTGAKNIVIAGGLAWGNDLSGIAEGYALEDPTGNGIMYSWHTYNWHTDWERKVLPTAEKYPIFLGEVGADINKMDFIPAEDQEDPYTWVPDMLGFVQKHHIHWTGWCFHPKATPVMISDWKYTPTPFWGEFAKDALHGKQFELKRTR, from the coding sequence ATGTTCGCAACGCGTCTGCTCAGAAAACTCCTATTCTCGCTTGCCATCATGGTGCCCTTCTCTGGTTCAGTACTCGCAGAGAACGCAATCGAACTGGCACCCAACGGCGACTTCGAGAAGCCCAATGGCGATTCCAGTTGGCCGGCCAACTGGGGGGGTGTCTCATCAGGTGGAACCTGGGAAGAGGAAAAGGGAAATCGATTCCTGCGCCTAAAAAGTCCTCAGCCCGGCGAAATGGTGATGCTGTACCAGGAGATCAAGATCCCTGTCGATGTGGGTGCTTTGAAGCTGACATGGAAGCAGCGTGTGAGCGATCTCAAGAAAGGGAAGAAAGCGTGGTTCGATGCCCGGATCATGCTCGAGCTCATCGATGATCAGCATCAAAAGGTGTCACCGACTCCCAGTGCTGCGGCTTCCGGTAAGAATACCGCTGGCTGGGTTCAACGTGAAACGGAATTTCTGGTTCCTGAGGGCGCCTACTGGCTGAAGTTCATGCCGGCATTATTTCAGGTTGAATCCGGAACGTTCGACTTGGATGACATCTCGCTGCAACCGATCGATCCCGGCCCCCTTCGTGAACAAATGCAGCGGAAAACTCAAGAGCGTCTTGCGAAACTCGAGCTTGATGCAATTAAGCGACGCCAGAAAGCCCAGAGTACGCTTCAGCAGTGGGGTTCGATTATTCCCAATGGCAATTTCTCGGATCTGACCAACGGATTTCCTACTGCCTGGGGCAAGATGTCCGGCGACGTTTCCTGGCAGTCCGAAGAGGGGAATACGTTTCTCCGCATTCACAGTCGCCAGCCGGGCAAGCTCGCGATGTTGTATCGTACATTCGATATTCCTCCCGAGACCGAAGCGCTGCAGCTAACCTGGAAGCAGCGTATCTCGCAGCTGAAGACAGGCAAAATGCCCTGGCACGATGCTCGGATCATGATCGAGTTTCAAGGCATCGATGGCAAGAAGCTCGCCTCGAAGCCTTCGCCTGTCTACACCCAAAAGAATACCGACGGATGGATCGCTAAGAGCAAGTCCTTCCTGGTTCCGGAAGATGCCCTGACGGTGATCGTGATGCCCAGCTTGTTTCAAGTCGAATCCGGCACGTTGGACCTTGACGATCTTCAACTTCAACCGACCAGCTCCGAGCCTCTTCTCGCGGCGGCCAAACTCCGCGAAGAAGAAGCCAAGTTCCGCCATGTCCCGCGGGAAGAGCCGAACCCAGCTAAATGGCCCAAGATGCTAAAAGTTGTCGGCAATCGCGTCGTCGATACCGATGGCCAGGATGTGTGGCTGCAAGGGGTAAATGCCGGCGGACTTGAAACGCTGCCTCAGGACAAACAACAAATTAAGTCGACGGTCGTTGCCATCGACCAGTGGAAAGCCAACTGCGTTCGTGTCCCCATTAAGGATGCGTTCTGGTACGGCAATAGTGTTTATCAAAAGGATGGCGGCAAGGAGTACCGCGAAACCATTGCCCGGATCGTCAACTTGGCGGCAAATCGAGGTGCCTACGTGGTGCTCGATTTACATCGATATCGCGCAGCAAAGCAGGAGCACGCCGACTTCTGGAAGGACTGTGCAGCCGTCTACAAAAACCACCCCGCCGTGCTGTTTGACTTATTGAATGAACCTCATGGCATCTCTTGGGAAATCTGGCGAAATGGTGGTTTCGTGGGGACTAAAACCGGCAGCGATGAGTCTGCATTTTTGAACGAAGAAGACCAGAAGAAAAACCAAGGCTTTCAGTCCGTCGGTATGCAAGCCATGGTCAATGCCGTCCGCTCGACTGGGGCCAAAAACATCGTAATCGCTGGCGGCCTGGCGTGGGGCAATGATCTTTCTGGGATCGCCGAAGGGTACGCTCTGGAAGATCCTACCGGCAATGGAATTATGTACTCGTGGCACACCTACAACTGGCACACCGACTGGGAACGGAAAGTACTACCGACGGCGGAGAAGTACCCCATCTTTCTCGGAGAAGTGGGAGCCGACATAAACAAGATGGACTTCATCCCGGCCGAAGACCAGGAGGATCCTTATACCTGGGTACCGGACATGCTCGGCTTCGTTCAGAAGCATCATATTCACTGGACCGGTTGGTGCTTTCATCCTAAGGCAACCCCCGTCATGATTTCCGATTGGAAATACACCCCCACGCCATTTTGGGGCGAGTTTGCTAAGGATGCACTGCATGGAAAGCAATTCGAGTTAAAAAGAACTCGTTAG
- the bshB1 gene encoding bacillithiol biosynthesis deacetylase BshB1, which produces MVPDQMKTPTPLDVLVIAPHPDDAELGMAGAILKFKAEGKKVGILDLTSGEPTPHGSLEKRAAETAAATEILGVDWRDNLGLPNRSLEATLAAREKLASVIRLLRPNWLFAPYWDDAHPDHIAATQLVDAARFWSKLSKTDMPGEPFHPQRIYNYYCVHLKMAPQPAFVLDISEYWEQKLASIGCYHSQFIEGRPTEYPTFLDKLHDEASYWGKVIGTRYGEPFTSREPIGMTSMSTLV; this is translated from the coding sequence ATGGTTCCAGATCAAATGAAAACGCCCACACCACTGGATGTGCTTGTCATTGCCCCCCATCCTGACGATGCCGAGCTTGGCATGGCGGGTGCAATTCTTAAATTCAAAGCCGAAGGTAAGAAGGTCGGCATCCTCGATCTGACCTCCGGCGAGCCAACACCCCACGGCAGCTTGGAGAAACGAGCCGCAGAGACAGCCGCCGCAACGGAGATTCTCGGGGTCGATTGGCGCGACAATCTGGGGCTTCCTAACCGTAGCCTGGAAGCAACGCTAGCGGCTCGCGAGAAGCTTGCTTCGGTCATCCGACTGCTTCGGCCGAACTGGCTGTTTGCTCCCTACTGGGATGATGCACACCCTGACCACATCGCCGCAACGCAGCTTGTCGACGCGGCGCGGTTCTGGTCGAAGCTCAGCAAAACCGACATGCCTGGCGAGCCCTTTCATCCGCAGCGGATCTACAATTACTACTGTGTGCACCTGAAGATGGCACCGCAGCCGGCGTTCGTCCTCGATATCAGTGAGTATTGGGAACAAAAGCTGGCTTCCATTGGTTGCTATCATAGCCAGTTCATCGAAGGGCGACCGACCGAGTACCCCACGTTTCTGGATAAGCTTCACGACGAAGCATCGTACTGGGGAAAAGTCATCGGTACCCGGTATGGTGAACCATTCACGTCGCGCGAGCCAATCGGGATGACGAGCATGAGCACGCTGGTTTAA
- a CDS encoding carboxypeptidase M32, whose amino-acid sequence MADHQQIFDQLCDHYRETAKLENVNSLLGWDERVQLPESAGAYRADQITLLSGIIHDRNTDPKIGGWLEELHDSPLTEQSNSPAEATIRRIKSDYLKQVKLPKRLVEEFSHARIIGQQTWVKARGENKFGTFEPILDKLISLSREMAEAIGYEGEQYDALLDFYEPEAKTSQVRGVLETLKEQLVPLVAEIKDSGRTPNMDILKRHYPNAQQEILGKSAASQIGFDFSAGRLDVTHHPFCTTIGPYDIRITTRYDENFFPSAFFSTLHEAGHGLYEQGLPKDWFGLPPGNAASLGIHESQSRLWENIVGRSYAFWSHFYGDAKKMFPDALSNVPIGDFHFAINEVTPSLIRVEADEATYNLHIIIRFELEQALLSGDLPVKDLPGAWNEKYTQQLGITPTSDADGCLQDVHWGAGLMGYFPTYSLGNIYSAQLLEQAREDLGDLDGMFAAGEFMPLLDWLRENVHQHGECYPGAELVERVCGDPIDSTPLIRYLRAKLGPLYGIQH is encoded by the coding sequence ATGGCCGATCATCAACAAATCTTCGACCAACTGTGCGACCACTATCGCGAAACGGCCAAGCTCGAGAACGTCAATTCACTGCTGGGCTGGGACGAACGTGTCCAGTTGCCCGAGAGTGCCGGTGCATATCGTGCCGATCAAATCACGCTGCTTTCCGGGATCATTCACGACCGAAATACAGATCCGAAGATTGGCGGCTGGCTCGAAGAGCTTCACGACTCTCCATTGACCGAGCAGTCCAATAGCCCAGCCGAAGCGACCATTCGCCGCATCAAAAGCGACTACCTGAAGCAGGTCAAGCTACCCAAACGCCTGGTCGAAGAATTCAGCCACGCCCGAATCATTGGCCAGCAGACGTGGGTGAAAGCTCGCGGCGAAAACAAGTTCGGCACGTTCGAGCCAATCCTCGACAAGCTGATCAGCCTAAGCCGCGAGATGGCCGAAGCGATCGGCTACGAGGGCGAGCAGTACGATGCGTTGCTCGACTTCTACGAGCCGGAAGCCAAGACCTCCCAAGTTCGCGGCGTGCTTGAGACTCTTAAGGAGCAACTCGTTCCGTTGGTGGCTGAGATTAAAGACAGCGGTCGAACGCCCAATATGGATATCTTGAAGCGGCACTATCCCAACGCCCAGCAGGAAATCCTCGGGAAGTCGGCGGCCTCACAAATTGGGTTCGACTTTTCGGCAGGCCGGCTCGATGTAACGCATCACCCTTTCTGCACGACGATCGGTCCTTACGATATTCGTATCACGACGCGTTACGACGAAAACTTCTTCCCCTCGGCATTCTTCTCGACCCTGCACGAGGCGGGGCATGGACTGTACGAACAAGGCCTGCCCAAAGATTGGTTCGGGCTTCCGCCTGGCAATGCAGCTTCGCTGGGAATTCACGAGTCGCAATCGCGACTTTGGGAAAACATCGTCGGCCGCAGCTATGCGTTCTGGAGTCACTTCTATGGCGATGCCAAGAAGATGTTCCCCGACGCCTTGTCGAATGTCCCCATCGGTGATTTCCATTTCGCGATCAATGAGGTCACACCGTCGCTGATTCGTGTCGAAGCAGACGAGGCGACCTATAACCTGCACATTATCATTCGCTTCGAGCTGGAACAGGCACTACTTTCCGGCGACTTGCCGGTGAAGGACTTGCCGGGTGCCTGGAATGAGAAGTACACCCAACAGTTGGGCATTACTCCTACTAGCGACGCCGACGGCTGTCTGCAAGATGTTCATTGGGGTGCCGGCCTGATGGGTTATTTCCCCACCTACAGTCTCGGCAACATTTACTCGGCTCAATTACTAGAACAGGCTCGTGAAGATCTGGGCGACCTGGACGGCATGTTTGCCGCGGGTGAATTCATGCCGCTGCTAGACTGGCTGCGAGAAAACGTTCACCAACACGGAGAGTGCTACCCCGGCGCCGAGTTAGTCGAACGCGTTTGCGGGGATCCCATCGATTCGACACCGCTGATTCGCTACCTTCGCGCGAAACTCGGCCCGCTCTACGGCATCCAACACTAA
- the xerC gene encoding tyrosine recombinase XerC, whose protein sequence is MRTVIDSYLRYLQVERNASDLTIKSYGEDLDALAEYLEESFALEPSPGEVTTLDLRGYVSAVSEAGYSSSTVARRLASMRSFFKFAQRQQIVEKNPAKPLRNPRKSQKLPHFLTSDEIGKLLNAPPRSSSAGIRDRAMLETTYSAGLRVSELVGINENDLDLHDGLVRVRGKGRKERLAPLGSYALVALEKWLDIRQLSPKSEQLKQRPVFLNKFGNRITTRSVGRMLEKYLKESGLDLRTSPHTLRHSFATHLLDAGADIRSVQELLGHKSLVTTQIYTHLSTANLKGVYELAHPRAKA, encoded by the coding sequence TTGCGCACTGTCATTGATAGCTACCTCCGCTATCTACAGGTCGAACGAAATGCGTCCGACCTGACGATCAAAAGCTACGGCGAAGACCTGGACGCATTGGCAGAATATCTCGAAGAGAGTTTTGCCTTAGAACCTTCCCCCGGCGAAGTCACTACGCTCGATCTCCGTGGGTATGTCTCAGCGGTTTCTGAAGCAGGCTATTCCAGCAGTACCGTCGCTCGGCGACTGGCTTCGATGCGCAGTTTCTTTAAGTTTGCTCAGCGGCAGCAGATTGTCGAAAAGAATCCGGCCAAGCCACTTCGTAATCCGCGAAAAAGCCAGAAGCTTCCTCACTTCCTGACCTCCGATGAAATCGGCAAGCTTCTAAACGCTCCACCGCGATCTTCGTCCGCCGGAATTCGCGACCGAGCCATGCTCGAAACCACCTATAGCGCCGGCCTGCGTGTGAGCGAACTGGTGGGTATCAACGAGAACGATCTCGATTTACACGATGGGCTAGTTCGTGTTCGCGGAAAGGGCCGCAAAGAGCGACTCGCTCCCCTCGGTTCGTACGCGCTGGTTGCCCTCGAAAAGTGGCTCGACATTCGTCAACTTAGCCCAAAGAGCGAACAACTGAAGCAGCGTCCGGTATTTCTCAATAAGTTTGGCAATCGCATCACCACACGAAGTGTCGGGCGAATGCTAGAGAAATACCTGAAAGAGTCGGGACTCGATTTGAGGACCAGTCCGCATACGCTACGACATAGTTTTGCCACGCATCTACTGGATGCTGGCGCCGATATTCGCAGCGTGCAGGAACTTCTCGGCCATAAGAGCCTGGTCACTACGCAGATCTATACCCACTTGAGCACGGCAAATCTCAAGGGCGTTTACGAACTTGCTCATCCGCGAGCCAAGGCCTAA
- the pheT gene encoding phenylalanine--tRNA ligase subunit beta, translated as MLVSWDWLKQYLDLNISEAEVCDRLTLAGLNFDGSSTVDNDRCLDLEVTSNRPDWLGHIGIAREVGVLFDLDLKIPSADISKGSSGGACPKIVQLEDEQFCPRYIARSISGVTIGDSPAWMVNRLRTIGIQTVNNVVDASNYVLMEIGQPLHAFDMNKLQGDTIRVRKAVHDEKFLAIDHREYQLSTDDYVIADNSGVVALAGVMGGKETEVNEMTTDLLIEAAQFAALPVRTTSRRLKLKSDSSYRFERGVDPEMIDWASRRCCELIVETAGGEVCEGHVYAGSEPSGRGSVTLRLAQIPRVLGIDVSETEVRRILERLDNEVTQQNEKAITIIPASWRRDLDREVDLIEEVARIHGYDKIPEHAGVSLSASHQSDLDRVRNKIRMGMLGMGFDETLTRSIVNDVWSKAFQGWSLAEPLTTSMPMVKGEDRLRVSLIPSLLGARRNNEKFSYTDIDLYEIAKVYLPQTKALPDERYMVGITSGRDFFALKGVIEGLVGMLNPNVMISTIPFTDPIFEEGQGAHLTIGGTTLGYLGVVCDKARKAFGLQQPATVAEIDLGALMKLAVLVPQHQDFSTHPAMNRDLNLIVDEDVSWSKLQEISYSAGGELVEVVKFQEIFRDPKKDGPGKKRVLFTVTLQAYDRTLTGEEADTTIAQILAVCDKQTGAKLLA; from the coding sequence ATGCTCGTTTCCTGGGATTGGCTGAAGCAGTACCTCGATTTAAACATCAGCGAAGCGGAAGTCTGCGATCGTTTGACCTTGGCGGGATTGAATTTCGACGGGTCCTCGACAGTCGACAACGACCGCTGTCTGGACTTGGAAGTCACCAGCAACCGCCCCGATTGGCTCGGCCATATCGGGATTGCCCGAGAAGTCGGCGTGCTGTTCGATCTTGATCTGAAGATCCCCAGCGCGGATATCTCGAAAGGCTCAAGCGGAGGCGCCTGTCCTAAGATTGTTCAGCTTGAGGACGAACAGTTCTGCCCGCGGTACATTGCGCGAAGTATCAGCGGAGTGACTATTGGCGATAGCCCTGCCTGGATGGTGAACCGTCTGCGCACGATCGGCATCCAAACGGTCAACAATGTGGTCGATGCCAGCAACTACGTTCTGATGGAAATCGGCCAGCCCCTGCATGCGTTCGACATGAACAAACTGCAAGGCGACACGATCCGCGTTCGCAAGGCCGTGCACGACGAGAAGTTCCTCGCGATCGATCATCGCGAATACCAGTTGAGCACCGACGACTACGTCATTGCCGACAACAGCGGCGTTGTTGCCCTGGCCGGCGTTATGGGGGGCAAAGAGACGGAAGTCAACGAGATGACAACCGATCTATTGATCGAAGCCGCCCAGTTCGCGGCCTTGCCGGTCCGGACCACCTCGCGCCGGCTTAAGCTGAAGAGCGATTCTTCGTATCGCTTCGAGCGGGGAGTCGACCCCGAGATGATCGATTGGGCCAGTCGCCGCTGCTGCGAATTGATTGTCGAAACGGCAGGCGGAGAAGTATGTGAAGGACACGTCTATGCCGGTTCCGAGCCAAGTGGTCGCGGCAGTGTTACCTTGCGTCTAGCGCAGATCCCGCGAGTCTTGGGAATCGATGTTTCCGAGACCGAAGTACGTCGCATTCTAGAGCGGCTCGACAACGAAGTCACCCAGCAAAACGAGAAAGCTATCACGATCATTCCCGCCAGTTGGCGGCGAGATCTGGATCGCGAAGTCGATCTGATCGAAGAGGTGGCACGTATCCATGGCTACGACAAGATACCGGAACACGCCGGCGTTTCCCTCAGCGCGTCGCATCAAAGCGATTTAGATCGGGTACGCAACAAAATCCGCATGGGCATGCTAGGGATGGGATTCGATGAAACCTTGACCCGTAGCATCGTAAATGACGTCTGGTCGAAGGCCTTCCAAGGCTGGTCCCTCGCCGAGCCGTTGACGACGAGCATGCCTATGGTCAAGGGTGAAGATCGCCTGCGTGTGAGCCTGATCCCCAGCTTGCTGGGTGCTCGCCGCAACAACGAGAAGTTCAGCTACACCGACATCGACCTGTACGAAATCGCCAAGGTATACCTTCCCCAGACCAAGGCTTTGCCGGATGAGCGGTACATGGTTGGCATCACCAGCGGACGCGATTTCTTCGCGTTGAAAGGGGTCATCGAGGGGCTCGTCGGAATGCTCAACCCCAACGTGATGATCTCCACGATACCTTTTACCGACCCAATCTTCGAAGAAGGGCAGGGGGCCCACCTGACCATCGGCGGCACCACGCTCGGTTACCTTGGTGTCGTGTGCGACAAAGCACGTAAGGCCTTCGGACTTCAGCAGCCTGCCACCGTCGCGGAAATTGACTTGGGGGCACTGATGAAGTTGGCCGTTCTCGTGCCGCAGCACCAAGACTTCAGCACGCACCCGGCGATGAATCGCGATTTAAACTTGATCGTCGACGAAGACGTCAGCTGGTCGAAGCTGCAAGAGATTAGCTACTCGGCCGGTGGTGAACTGGTAGAAGTGGTCAAGTTTCAAGAGATCTTCCGCGATCCCAAGAAAGACGGTCCCGGCAAGAAGCGGGTTCTCTTTACGGTGACGCTACAAGCCTACGATCGTACGTTAACTGGCGAAGAAGCCGACACGACCATCGCCCAGATTCTTGCCGTCTGCGACAAGCAGACCGGCGCGAAGCTGTTAGCCTAG
- a CDS encoding potassium/proton antiporter — MFWIDDAMLVAGTLLLLGVITSKISARYGVPMLVLFLGLGMLAGSEGFGGIEFDDYELAHAVGSLALAIILFDGGLGTTLASISMAWKPSIVLATLGVLITSVVTGLAACWILGLPLLNGLLLGSIVGSTDAAAVFSVLRTGGFALPAKLGSTLEIESGSNDPMAIFLTVGIIELLTKEVGWGGSLILLFVKQMVLGGVIGIGLGYITVWVTNRLNLNTAGLYPLLMTGMALITFGLASYFGGSGFLAVYLAGIVIGNSRVVFKKGTLLFHNALAWLAQIAMFIVLGLLSFPSNLVAVGWQALGIAVVLMLIARPIAVAACMLPFRFRWNEMALASWGGLKGAVPITLATFPLLFHLEEAQLIFDVVFFVVVLSALVQGWSLPWVAKKLDLDEPMPNNPPVQLEIHSLRHVDGEILDYTIEPGSPADGRKVSELNLPDGVTIALIARDDAFIPPRGTSTISAGDHVIVVVKSGAGEGLIPIFCEEISPENCLKNG; from the coding sequence ATGTTCTGGATTGACGACGCGATGCTGGTGGCAGGGACGCTGCTTTTACTCGGTGTAATTACCAGTAAAATCTCGGCCCGCTATGGGGTTCCGATGCTAGTGCTCTTCTTGGGGCTGGGCATGTTAGCCGGCTCGGAAGGGTTTGGTGGAATCGAGTTCGATGACTACGAACTGGCGCACGCCGTAGGATCGCTCGCTTTGGCGATCATCTTATTCGACGGTGGGTTGGGCACCACCTTGGCGTCGATTTCAATGGCCTGGAAGCCTTCAATCGTGCTTGCAACGTTGGGCGTCCTGATCACCTCCGTCGTGACGGGGCTGGCCGCTTGTTGGATCCTCGGGCTTCCCCTGCTCAACGGACTGCTGCTGGGCAGTATTGTCGGCTCGACCGATGCGGCAGCCGTGTTTTCGGTCTTAAGAACAGGCGGTTTTGCGCTTCCTGCCAAGTTGGGTTCCACGCTTGAAATTGAAAGCGGATCGAACGATCCGATGGCCATCTTTCTGACGGTAGGGATCATCGAGCTTCTTACCAAAGAAGTGGGCTGGGGCGGTAGCTTGATTCTACTATTCGTCAAGCAAATGGTCTTAGGGGGCGTGATCGGAATTGGATTGGGCTATATCACGGTTTGGGTTACCAATCGTTTGAACCTGAATACAGCAGGCCTCTATCCACTGCTGATGACCGGAATGGCCCTGATTACCTTTGGCCTCGCTTCTTACTTCGGAGGAAGTGGCTTTCTCGCCGTTTATCTGGCAGGTATTGTGATCGGCAACAGTCGTGTTGTCTTCAAAAAGGGAACCCTTCTGTTTCACAATGCGTTGGCTTGGCTCGCTCAGATCGCCATGTTTATCGTGCTGGGGCTGCTGAGCTTTCCGAGCAATTTGGTGGCCGTCGGCTGGCAGGCCCTCGGTATCGCTGTCGTTCTGATGCTCATTGCTCGTCCAATTGCCGTGGCGGCGTGCATGCTCCCGTTTCGTTTCCGCTGGAACGAAATGGCGCTGGCAAGTTGGGGTGGCTTGAAGGGGGCTGTTCCTATCACGTTGGCTACGTTTCCGCTTTTGTTCCATCTGGAAGAGGCCCAACTGATTTTTGATGTCGTCTTCTTTGTTGTTGTTCTATCGGCGTTGGTTCAGGGATGGTCACTTCCCTGGGTAGCGAAAAAGTTAGATCTCGATGAACCGATGCCGAATAACCCGCCGGTTCAGTTGGAAATACATTCCTTGCGGCATGTCGACGGTGAGATTCTGGACTACACGATCGAGCCAGGTTCGCCTGCCGATGGCAGGAAGGTAAGCGAATTGAACCTTCCCGATGGGGTTACCATTGCCCTGATTGCCCGGGACGATGCATTTATTCCACCACGAGGAACGTCCACGATTTCTGCGGGCGATCATGTCATTGTGGTGGTGAAAAGCGGGGCAGGGGAGGGACTTATCCCGATCTTTTGCGAAGAAATATCTCCAGAGAACTGCCTGAAAAATGGATGA
- a CDS encoding DUF4261 domain-containing protein has product MGVSLSMIALNRGSKVSWKSLEEDLASSWPTLPSPKGVKREENTLSFDIGHLSIAMGMMPGPIPEDNWAEPQRQTWIWPDAVEELQEHKTHLIVTAVGDATPLEQSQLLTMVTASLVVACGQPAGILWGEAGLMVSPEVFRGIALEALPGELPLCIWVAVFLGKNDDGTTVGFTRGLQSLDVMDFVTEDATDEPADLCERFYGLADYLLENGPVIEDGHTIGDDAQERIRISFEQSPFGHECPIMRLKFTPQTGHSHFGLRS; this is encoded by the coding sequence GTGGGAGTCTCGCTTTCGATGATCGCCTTGAATCGCGGTTCCAAAGTATCTTGGAAATCGCTGGAGGAAGATCTCGCCTCGTCATGGCCGACGTTGCCATCCCCCAAGGGTGTAAAAAGGGAAGAGAACACGCTCTCCTTCGACATTGGCCATCTCAGTATTGCCATGGGCATGATGCCAGGTCCTATTCCAGAGGATAACTGGGCCGAGCCTCAGCGGCAGACTTGGATTTGGCCCGATGCGGTTGAAGAGCTGCAAGAACACAAAACTCACCTTATTGTTACCGCAGTAGGGGATGCCACGCCACTGGAACAATCGCAACTTCTCACCATGGTGACTGCTTCTCTAGTGGTCGCCTGTGGTCAGCCTGCTGGCATTCTGTGGGGGGAAGCCGGTCTGATGGTTTCGCCGGAAGTGTTTCGTGGGATTGCTCTAGAGGCCTTGCCGGGCGAACTGCCGCTGTGCATCTGGGTGGCCGTCTTTCTGGGGAAGAATGACGACGGAACAACGGTCGGTTTCACGCGCGGCCTGCAATCGCTCGATGTGATGGACTTTGTCACTGAAGATGCCACCGATGAGCCAGCCGACCTTTGCGAACGCTTCTATGGTCTGGCAGATTACCTTCTGGAAAACGGCCCGGTGATTGAAGATGGCCACACGATTGGGGATGACGCCCAAGAGAGAATTCGCATCTCGTTCGAGCAGTCCCCGTTTGGTCACGAATGTCCGATCATGCGGTTGAAGTTTACGCCCCAGACCGGGCATTCGCATTTCGGCCTGCGTTCTTAG
- a CDS encoding NAD(P)/FAD-dependent oxidoreductase: MPTVAIIGAGISGLVCARSLASRCDVRLFEKSRGVSGRMATRRVGPAEASFDHGAQYFTIRNKRVKPMLETWIDDGIVALWRGNVCVLRPDLKIQRDPTPRYVAMPGMNCLGKHLARYLNIETNTRIEKAQHGANGWSLTTTDGVMHGPFEVLVITAPPEQSLDILGDQSPLAPTLAGQQFDPCWATLIHFKKPVPVTYDAAFVHESPLRWICRNNSKPGRDQDQECWVLHASPEWSKEHLEQSPEEVTPQLLEAFSNATERPLGETNYVASHRWRYSAPTRPLEQGHLWDASIKLGVAGDWCSGARVEGAILSGLTLAEKIAG, from the coding sequence ATGCCTACCGTCGCAATTATCGGAGCTGGTATCTCAGGGCTTGTTTGTGCGCGCAGCTTGGCATCTCGCTGCGACGTCCGCCTATTTGAAAAGTCCCGCGGCGTTTCAGGCCGTATGGCAACACGTCGAGTCGGCCCGGCGGAAGCATCCTTCGACCATGGTGCGCAGTACTTCACGATACGTAATAAACGAGTCAAGCCAATGCTTGAGACGTGGATCGACGACGGTATCGTTGCGCTGTGGCGCGGCAACGTTTGTGTCCTTCGTCCGGACTTGAAAATTCAACGTGACCCGACTCCTCGTTATGTGGCCATGCCGGGGATGAATTGTTTAGGCAAACACCTGGCGAGATATCTTAATATCGAGACGAACACGCGAATCGAGAAAGCACAACACGGGGCCAACGGCTGGAGCTTAACCACGACCGATGGTGTTATGCACGGTCCCTTTGAGGTCTTAGTAATTACGGCTCCGCCTGAGCAATCCTTAGACATTCTGGGAGATCAATCACCGTTGGCCCCGACGCTTGCCGGCCAGCAGTTCGATCCGTGTTGGGCAACGCTGATTCACTTTAAAAAACCGGTTCCCGTGACGTACGATGCGGCCTTCGTTCATGAAAGCCCGTTACGCTGGATCTGTCGAAATAATAGCAAACCAGGGCGAGACCAGGACCAGGAATGTTGGGTTCTTCACGCTTCGCCGGAGTGGTCGAAAGAACACCTGGAGCAGTCGCCTGAGGAAGTCACCCCACAGCTATTAGAAGCGTTTTCTAACGCCACCGAGCGACCACTCGGCGAGACCAATTATGTTGCCAGCCATCGGTGGCGTTATAGTGCACCGACGCGTCCGCTCGAGCAAGGCCATCTCTGGGACGCATCCATAAAACTGGGGGTTGCTGGTGACTGGTGCTCTGGAGCAAGAGTCGAAGGAGCGATCCTCAGTGGCCTTACTCTCGCAGAGAAAATAGCCGGATAA